The following coding sequences are from one Chanos chanos chromosome 12, fChaCha1.1, whole genome shotgun sequence window:
- the LOC115824866 gene encoding fMet-Leu-Phe receptor-like, whose translation MLFNTSIRMSEDQPSPKHDKNAVDIDAIMDNVTIVLYTITIVLGVTGNSVVIWMTGFKLRPSVTNVWLVNLAVADLIFCFTRIISLVKKLFFNYWPFGVFLCKFNGFFKYANMFCSVFLLMVISVDRVLCVWRPVFTKRRRTVCAARLVSVGVWTIAVVMSSPYFVFRQVYLKNNRSKCSLETKESDGDNTSKIALYSIRFLCGFLLPFLIILCCYALAGLGIRRTRFTGKSRPLRILALLVCAFFLCWGPYHFLQLAKLVNSKSQLVKIGLPLASGLAYFNSCLNPLLYFCMGFNLRHSFRQGLSTIYRRALVEDGEGTTLQSQEHTADEISGTAPSLTRVGYSSTEDQANV comes from the exons ATGCTTTTCAACACCTCCATCCGCATGTCTGAAGACCAACCCTCTCCAAAGCATGACAAAAACGCTGTGGACATCGACGCCATCATGGACAACGTTACGATTGTCctctacaccatcaccatcgTGCTGGGCGTCACGGGAAACTCTGTGGTCATTTGGATGACGGGGTTCAAGCTGCGTCCCAGTGTCACCAACGTTTGGCTGGTCAACCTGGCAGTGGCCGACCTGATCTTCTGTTTTACACGCATCATCTCGCTCGTCAAGAAGCTCTTCTTCAACTACTGGCCCTTTGGGGTTTTCCTCTGCAAGTTCAACGGCTTCTTCAAGTACGCCAACATGTTCTGCAGCGTCTTCCTGCTGATGGTGATCAGCGTGGACCGAGTGCTGTGCGTGTGGAGGCCGGTGTTCACCAAACGAAGGCGCACTGTCTGCGCTGCCAGGCTTGTCAGCGTAGGGGTGTGGACCATAGCAGTGGTCATGAGCTCTCCGTATTTCGTCTTTCGGCAGGTCTACCTCAAAAATAACCGAAGCAAGTGCTCTCTGGAG ACGAAGGAGTCAGATGGTGACAACACATCCAAGATAGCATTGTACAGTATTCGGTTCCTGTGCGGTTTCCTTCTGCCGTTTCTGATCATCCTCTGTTGCTATGCACTGGCTGGACTTGGCATACGCCGAACCAGGTTCACCGGCAAATCTCGGCCCCTGCGGATCCTTGCACTGCTTGTCTGTGCCTTCTTCCTTTGCTGGGGACCCTACCACTTTCTCCAGTTGGCCAAACTGGTTAACAGCAAGAGCCAGTTAGTGAAAATAGGGCTGCCCCTGGCCTCAGGTTTGGCCTATTTTAACAGCTGTTTGAACCCCCTGCTGTATTTTTGCATGGGCTTTAACTTGAGGCACAGTTTCAGGCAGGGCCTTTCCACGATTTATCGCCGGGCCCTGGTGGAGGACGGAGAGGGCACCACTTTGCAATCTCAAGAACACACTGCGGACGAGATTTCGGGCACCGCGCCCAGCCTCACAAGGGTGGGGTACAGCTCAACAGAGGACCAAGCCAATGTCTGA